The DNA window ATTTAAGCCCTCTTGCCTTTCGGATTGTAACGTAACAGCGGAAATTCCCGACTGGTCGCAACTTTGTTGAAACAGAGCATTGGCCGACCTCATCGGCTTACGTCAGAGGTTGCTGATACATTCTCAGTGAATGCATTTCTTACACTTAAGTTCTCACGTTACACGGTTCAGCTGGACTTACACTAGCTATTGAGTCCATCTCCTACAATGATCAGAATCTGATGGTGGTTAAAGTGCAAAAATTCCATTCACGATGGATGTTCTAGTTTCCGTGCAATATGCGAAAAGTAATGCGGTAGATGAACTTACGATATCCTATTTTGGTCCTTGTGTTGTTCATCTTTCAAGATGCAAATCAATGTTATTCTTCCGTTTTAAGAACACATTTAGGAACACGGCAtaatatgcttttaaaaaaaatcagcatttataAAGTTGCTTCgtttttaaagggacttagacacgattttagatcaaaatttaatttttgtttatgtatcaaatggtttacttgcggattttgaatgattgaccaaaatttgaatgttagaagaaGTCAAGTTATAAAAGAGATACAGatgtaaaaattcattgttatgtaaacaaagctcgagtcttatatttgttacaAATAATGCAAAGtatggaattaccatttctttgacaaaatcactCATGgaaaacaagataaactgattcaatgtgttcataaataatattaccAGTAGAAGAAAGCAACATTTTGTTGAAACTTATGCCAATATATataacacatatgtaaacaataacgaggcttgagctttgtttacaaaacaaagaattttaaactcggtatcttgcttataactcagaatttgactttcaaattttgacaaagcattataaatacccatattaaccattcttaacattaaaaacggaaaaataaaattcaaaatttggagctcaaatcgtgtctaagtccctttaactAGAGGACAAACTAACACCAATTGAACTCTTTGGACGAAAAAAGTATCTCCTGTGGGCGTTGTAGTATCTGCCAGATTCAATCAGAGATAGATAagctttttaatgaaatattacaGGAATTTATTATGTGCTTTAATTTGTAGATCTCTATAAGCTCAGTCAATAAAGATTTTTACGAAACGTACTTTTCTGCAAATTTTACCTATTTTGATTGCccttgaaaaattacgcacAAAGCTGCATCTGAGAAAAACGGTGAGCACACCAATTTTTGGGGGAAATTATTTATGACAATAAGAGGATATcctaaaattaaataatttgtttaagttaaaaaattgtgatgatttgtaaaatttcaatagaTAAATATATTAACAGTGGTtgcttttatgtttttttaatctttaattaaTCGATCAATCAAATAATATTCTGGTTTTTCATAcggttttttctttttttcatcaaaattgttTCCTTAAATTTTTCACGGAAAACTCTTAAAAACTGTTGAAACCTTTTGTTGAGCTGAAAGGAGGTATAGTATATGTTGTATGGCGAACAGGGGAAAATGTGAATCAAGAgtttaataatattataatgaaaaaattactaaattaataaataaatagattgttgtaaacattttatttcattgtttcaatgaaatatattgcattatgTTTAGGCTACGTGttgaataaataacatttaactCTATACAATTATGATGGATCTCATGACATACTTAAGAATCCACTGTGGTGACTATTGTATGTAGTTGTCATACAATAACGAGAGCTTCAATTATCACAATTTAAATTGTGACTTGGTCAATCAAGTAAATAACATCacttataaacatgtaaacaagtgattatttttatagacagaCTGATAAATAGAGAGTTAAATAAGAGGTTGACTGTGTTTCAACATGTCCTCTGATGTGGTTATAAAATATGgtatttcaaaacaaacaattgCTCACTATCGTTTCAGACCCGTTTCATAcataacaagagaaaagctgtcaatgtgacggCAAACCAGGTTTCCTTTTGTGTGAAAAGTATCCATAACCtatttgtcaaccctgaattgatgaaCCTTATCAATCTCGAGAAGTACTCAGACCCCTATGTGcaataattttgtcaaatttttttccccataaattattagaaatcaaaatcctagcaatatgcatacctctgatatatgtacaattgatctgcaaaagaacaacttcctatcttgtaaactgtaggaggagttatccatacaataggggtaccctatatacaatattttgccaaaaaatgactaggTAAGTTCAacagctagtatttttttttaaattatcagaaatcaaaatcctagcaatatgcacctctaatacatgtacaattgatctgcaaaagaacaacttcctatcttaaaaactgcaGGAGTTATCCGTAATATAAGCCATTTTCCCCATTtcaataactggatttttcctttggaaaaccccGTTAAAAATGACAATCCCTGAACGTTTTCAAAGTATAACCACAATTTTTCCTATCAAAGTTAAGCTAAGGATAAATAAAGCAAAGATATACAGTATACCCTATGCATCATCAAAGCCATATATGATATAGTACATgaactgtttaaataaaaaattgtgtttCGTAAATAAAGAAAAGACAGTTTCTGAATTTCTTATTCTTTATATAGACATATGTAAAAAGCATGACAATAAAATGACTGTTTGATGTAAGAATATTATCGCATATTAATCTAATATAAAAGACAGTCAAGTTCCCCACAGCCAGCTATAAAGTAAATACATCATTCCAACCAAACACACAGACATTAGCATTGTTTTCCTGTTCTCTTTTCGAAGTTCCTTCAAGTTACTCTCTGCAATAAGAAAGATAGAATTTCATTGATTCATTGGTCTTTTTACTATATTTACAGGCATATAGTTTTAAATTGTACAACAGGCAATTACCATATGCTGTAAGCTTCTTTTTAATCTGTTTTTCCTCTTCATGTAAACTCTGtctgaaattttcaataaattgtgTCAGCATCAATAATTTTACATGTGGCTTATGTAATTGTCTCATGTATGACTTGCATcaatacaaattattaatttgctGTACCGGATTTAGTTTAATGATCATTTTTGAATGAGGcaaattaattgtaattaatgTATTACAAAGAACTGAATGGATAATAGTTATTCAATTATGAGTAAACACTTAGAAAAACACTTATTCAAGGTCTTCAAGGTTATTGTTCAGTTATTGCTGGTTCAGTCAAAAACTTGTAGCATTTCCCTGAGTCAAAGcgcataaaaatttatttttaaaaatccatacattgaaaaacaaaaaaattacttacaatttttaattatcaaaataaaaaaatttacatgtatttaaaataaaaatagaaaatgacaAGGATGATATTCCAGAGATGTCTTCTAGCTGTGACATCCCTACCAATTGCCTGTATATTGCtgatgtagttttttttatagtggGACAAACATTCAACTATTTTCAGAGTTCCTGTGCTGATCAAGCCATGTAACTGATCGTGTTGGAAATATTTATTGTGAATGGTGATGTCGTGGTGTATGCACCACTCTATAGATTCCTTATTTCATGCATTAGTACTAAATTCTGCAAAcatgctgttttgtatcaaatcatgGGAACATCAAATTGCTAGTGGTGAACTACCAGTATTTccataaaattctttataaacattttttttgtatgtaggGGAAATTTTCACTTGCATAatgggatgggggggggggggatagagATTGTTTCATACCAgtacaatgtattttaaaactatACTTTCGATTTTACTATTACATTAGCAATTAGCAGTTGGCTTCAGTCACCATGACCTTCCATTAGAATATCTAGCTGCTGTTAATAAGGATGTATGCaaatgagagaaagagagagaagaatttaagtttgagttcAATAAGAGATCCTTCTAGTTCAGGCATTTTCATATACCACTTCCCTGT is part of the Crassostrea angulata isolate pt1a10 chromosome 3, ASM2561291v2, whole genome shotgun sequence genome and encodes:
- the LOC128178297 gene encoding coiled-coil domain-containing protein 167-like; this translates as MVQTIVTQIEDLETKIRDCDSRLQVIDDTLRLKELQEAERQSLHEEEKQIKKKLTAYESNLKELRKENRKTMLMSVCLVGMMYLLYSWLWGT